The genomic stretch TGATCGTCACGCCGCGCGAGCAGGCGCTGCGCACCACGCTGTTCAGCGCCGTGGGCGAAATCGGGTAGACAACGATCGCATCGGCGCCGGCCTGCACCATGGCATTGATCTGCTGGATCTGACGCTGGGCATTGGGGCCCGCCACCTGCACCTCGAGGTTCACGCGGTCCCTGTAGTCTTCCGAGGCGGCCAGCGCCTTGATCATGTTCGAGGCTTCGGCCTGCCAGTCATTGCCGATATAGCTCATCGACAGGTAGATGTCGTAGGGTTCCGATCCCTGCGCCTGCACGGTTCCCGCAAGGCCGACGGCGCAGGCTGCGCCCGCAAGTATACGTCCAATCATAGCTTCCTCCCTTGGTGGGCGACTCTCCCGATCGCCCGACAGGACTCAAGATTAAATATCTTTGATCAAAAGTCAAAACATCTTTCTCTTTGACGTGAAATTTCGTAGCTTTGTCAGCGGAACAAGAGGATTTCGCCATGCTCGAGAACGTGACGCCGTTGAAAAAGGAGACGCTTCAGGCCCTGGTGCACCAGCGCCTTTGCGACCTCATTCTCCAGGGAGAGATTGCGCCTGGGGAATCGGTCACCGTGGCGAGCATCGCCAAGGCCCTGAACGTCAGCCCGATGCCCGTGCGCGAGGCGATTTCCCGGCTGATGGCGCTCGGCGCGCTGACGGTGGTTTCCGGCCGCTCCATCGGCGTGCCCGTGCTCGGCGCGGCGCAGCTGGAGGACCTGCGCAGGGTCCGCTCCGAGATCGAGGCCTCGGCCGTCACCTGGGCGGTCGCGAACCGGTCCGCGGCGTTCGAGAAGCGGCTCGAGGAGCTGCTGGAACGGATGGAAGACGCGGAAGCCAGGGGGCAGGTGCGGGACTTCATCCACCGCAATTACGAATTCCACTTCGCAATCTACGCGCAGGCTGGTTCCGCTCTCATGCTCGAGATCATCGGCACGCTCTGGCTGAGGATCAACCCGCAATTCCACCTGTTGCAGCGGCACGGCCACTACAAGGCGTCAAACCGGCAGCACCGCGCACTTTACGAACGGATCTGCGCGGGCGATGCAGACGGCGCGGTGTCGGCCCTTCGGGAAGACATCGACAGCGCCTATGCCGTTCTCGTCAGGACGCTGGAAGAACGCGGGTCGCGCGCCGGCCAGACGCTGGCGCGATAGAGCGCCGTGCATCCATTCGGACGCACAAAGGAGGCTCTGACTTATTGAATCGACGCATCGTGCTTTCCGGGAAACGACGCCGCCCGGATCGGACCGGCTCCGTTCTCGGCGGAGCCTGAACAGTCAGGATCGCTCTGTTTCCCCCAAAAAGCCGTCATTCCGGCTTCGGGGCACCGGCAGCACGCTCGGCGAGCCTTTGCTGTTCGTCGGCCTCGCGCGCTCTCTTCTGCTCCTTTTCGCCGTCACGATGCGACTTGATGGCGAAGAACATGGCCGTGCCCAGCACGCCAAGCTTGAACAGGCCGAGGACCACAGGAACCCAGTTCATCGTTTCCACTCTCCATTGCTGCTGTTTTCGCGACGTCGCCTTGAGACGATGGGCAGCCTCGGCTCGGCGGTGACGGATTGTCTCCTGGAGCACGGCCGCGTTTCCCCGAATCGCGAATACGCTCTGACCTTTTGTTTTTCCGCGCCTCCGGAGGGAAATCCGGTCTCCACTTTTCCTGGATGCGCTCTCGTCTGGCGACGGCGTGAAACGGGCTCTTCCCGGAACACGCCATCGTCCGGTCCCCGACTATGCCGTCAGCCCGGCTCAATCAAGCCGACGCCCCGCTACAAGTTGACGCATATCAAGAAGCCGGAAGCAACCCACTCTGCCCGCGGTTCGCAGACAGCAGGGCCTTGAAACAAGGGGGAGCGCGCAACGTCCCTCGCCGTTACTGCACGGGCAGAGGCAAGCGGCACGGTCACGATCGCCGAATTCTCGCGAGCCGTGAAACAGATCACGCAGATCAAGGGAAAGTCATGTCGGTAAAAATGGCGCGCTCGGGAAGATTCGAACTCCCGACCCCCAGATTCGTAGTCTGGTGCTCTATCCAGCTGAGCTACGAGCGCTTGCCTTGCGATGCGCCGCGTCTTGTCTGCGGCGTGCGAGAGGGCTTCTAGAGCCTTCGGATTTGGATTGCAAGCGGTTTCCGGAAAAAACCTGTCATTTTTCTGAAACACGCGCGGGACCGACCGCTCGCGGTCCTGCAGCAACGTCCGGACATCAAGGTCTGTGTCATTAATTGTCTTATAAAATCAAATGCATAGTTCTCCTTTCGACACCAGGAACGAAACAGGCAAAGCGCCCCGGAAAGACGCGGAGCGGCTCAGGCGCCGGTCTCGCTGCGCCAGTTTTCAAGCGCCACCGGGCGGTCGGGAATCTCGATGCGGAACAGCGTGCCCTGCCCCGCCTTTTCCACCAGCGCGATCGTGCCGCCATGGGCGAGCACCAGTTCGCGGGCGATCGCGAGGCCGAGCCCCGTGCCGCCGCTGCGCACGCCGCCCCTGAAGGCGGCGAACAGGTTTTCGCGCGCCCTTTGCGGCATGCCGGGGCCGGTATCGTCGACGGACAGAGAGACGACGCTGCCGTGGCGCTGGGCGGAGACGATCAGGCAGTTGAGCGTGTCGCGCTTCTCCCCGGCCTGCTGCGTCAGCGCCTGGACGCTGTTGCGGCAGAGGTTGAAGACCACGCGGAACAGCTGCTCGGGATCGGCATCGACCTTCAGCTCCTCCGGCACGCGGTTGACCCAGTCGATCGGCTGCTCGGCGGAAAGCTCCAGATAGTCGTGCACGTCGTTGATCAGCTCGAACAGCCCCACCATCTCCCGTTTTGGCTCGGCTTCGGAGACCTGGCCATAGCTCAGCACCGAGCGGGAATAGGCCGCCGCCCGGTCGATGGCGCGCAGCAGCTTCGGCGCGACGCGGCGGACCACCGGATCATCGGTGCCCGCGATCCGGTCCGACATCAGCTGGGCGGAAGCCAGGATGTTGCGCATGTCGTGGTTGATCTTGGACACGGCCAGACCGAGTTCGGCCAGGCGCTTCTGCTGGCGCAGCGTCTTCTGCAGCTCGCTCTGCATGGACGCGAGATGGCGGCCGGCGATGCCCAGCTCATCCGTGGTCTCTTCCGGGCGATAGACGCTTTCCGGCAGATCCGGATGATCGGAAAAGGCCTGCATGTTGGCGATCTGGCGCCGGAGCGGCCGAACCAGGATGGCATTCAGCCGGAAGAAGATCAGCATCGCCGTGAACGTCGACAGGAGAATGCTCAGGAGGAAGATGTTGCGGGCATAGACGAGCAGCGCATGGCGAAGCTCGTCGTCCGAGATCACCAGTTCGATGATCGCGTCGCTGTCGCCGATAGGGCCGAACACGCGGATGGCGCGGTCGCCGCCGAACAGAAGCTCGTCGAAGGCATCGACCACGGCCTCGACCGGCCCGACATCGGTCAGGTCATAGGTCTTGGAGATTTCCGGCGGCATGTCGGTGATGGCGAGAAGCTGCGAGGCGCCGTCCTTCCTGAGCACGATCGCCTTGGTGCCGGTCGCCATCAGCGTCTCGTCCTGCAGCGCGCGCGGCAGGACCTGTGGCTGCAACCCGTCGATCACGGTCGCCGCGGCGGCGGCGGTGCTCAGCCGGTCGTCCAGCCATCTCAGCCGCATGCTGGCCAGCGAAGGCACGAAAAAGACAATTTCGGCGGACATGATGATAACGACCGTCAGCGCCAGAATGCGGCCCGACAGGCCCGACAGAAAACCGGGAACGGCGACCGCGTCGTCAGGCGCGTCCTGCGTCTTCCGGGAACTTGCCCTCAGCATCGCATGTCTCCGGTTGGATAGGTTGAGAGATCATAGACCAATCCCCAACAGGACAAAACCGCCATATTTGAGGCACTTGCAAAGTCTCCCGCCCGGCATGATTGACAATTTGCGACCCTTTCCCTTATAAGCCGCGCAGTTTCCGGAAGCCTTGGCCCGCCCGCAAGGCGGCGTTCATGCCGGCAACATCATCCACACGCTTCAACTGCTCCGGCAGTTCACCAAGAAGGGCCGCACACCGCGGTATTTAAACAAATGTCTACCAAGCGTACCTATCAGCCTTCCAAGCTTGTTCGCAAACGCCGTCACGGCTTCCGTGCCCGCATGGCCACCAAGGGCGGCCGCAAGGTCCTCCAGGCCCGCCGCGCGCGCGGTCGCAAGCGTCTTTCGGCTTAAGGGCTGAAAGCCCCGATGGCCGGACCGGACGACAATGCCGAGATGGTTGTCGGGCGGCTCAAGACCCGCCCGCAATTTCTGGCCGTCCAGAAAGGCGAACGGCGGAAGGGCCCGCTGTTTCTGCTGGAAGTACTTGACCGGCGCGAGCCCCTGGAAGGGCCCCGCGTCGGTTTTACTGTGACCAAGCGGCAGGGAAATGCCGTCGAGCGCAACAGGATGCGCCGCCGGCTGAAAGAGGCTGTGCGCCTCAAAGGCGCATTTGCAATGCAACCCGGTTGCGATTATGTCGTTGTGGGCCGTCGGGAGGTGCTCGACGTCTCTTTCGCGATGCTCGCAGATGAGCTGGAATCACGGATTTCGAAATCGCCCCGAACCGGACGGAGCCGCAAGGCGTCCGCACCAGGAAGATAAGATGGAAAACAACCGCAATTCTGTCATTGCGATCGCGCTCACGGTCCTGGTCGTTCTGGCCTGGCAGTTCCTGTATATGGGTCCGCGCCTGGAAGAGCAGCGCGCCGCGCAGGAGCAGGCAGCGCAGCAGCAGGCGGCCCAGGAACAGACCGCTGCAACGAACAATACCGCCAGCTCCGGCACTGCCGGTTCTTCCGCGACCGGCGCCAGCGGCGATGCCGTGTTCTCCCAGGCCGGCGCCCAGCAGGAAACGGCTCCGCGCGTCAAGATCGAGACGCCCGCGCTTTCCGGCTCCATCAACCTTGCCGGCGCGCGCATCGACGACATCAAGCTCAAGGACTATCACGTCACCGTGAACCCGACGAGCCCGATCGTCACGCTGTTCTCGCCGGCCGACACGGAGAACGGCTATTTCGCCGAGCTTGGCTTTGTCCAGGGCGAGAATTCCGGTTCGGTTCCCGGTCCCCAGACCGTCTGGACGCTTGAAAAGGGCGATACGCTGACGCCCGCGACACCGGTCGTGCTGTCCTATACCAATGACTCCGGCCTGACCTTCAACCGCACGATCTCCATCGATGACGATTACATGATCACGATGGACGACACGGTGACCAACAGTTCGGACAAGCAGGTGACGGTCAATCCCTATGGCCGCATCACCCGCTTCAACCTGCCCGACGAACCTTCCGCCTGGGTGCTCCACGAGGGTTTCCTCGGCGTCATGTCCCCTGATGCCGGCATCACGGAAGACACCTACAAGAACGTCGCCAAGGAAAACGAAACCTATACCGGCTCGAACGGCGGCTGGTTCGGCGTCACCGACAAATACTGGGGCACGGCGATCATTCCCCAGTCCGACATGAACTACGACGTCCGTTTCTCGCATTTCACCGACGGCCGGGCGCGCTATCAGGCGGACTATTCCGACAATCAGCCGCTGACCATCGCCGCCGGACAGTCGGCCGAGCTGCAGACCAAGGTTTTCGCCGGGGCCAAGGTCACCAACATCCTGACCCAGTACCAGAAGCAGTACAACATTCCCCTATTCGACCGCATGATCGACTGGGGCTGGCTGTGGTTCATCACCAAGCCGCTGTTCCAGTTGATGGATTTCATCTACCATCAGGTCGGCAATTTCGGCGTCGCGATCCTGATCACGACCGTCATCATCAAGCTTCTGTTCTTCCCGCTCGCCTCCAAGCAGTATGCCTCCATGGCCAACATGAAGCGCATGCAGCCGAAGATGACCGAGTTGAAGGAGCAGTATGGCGACGACCGCATGGGCCTGCAGAAGGCCATGATGGAGCTGTACAAGAAGGAAAAGATCAATCCCGTGGCCGGCTGCTGGCCGGTGCTGTTGCAGATCCCGATCTTCTTCGCCCTCTACAAGGTGCTCTACGTCACCATCGAAATGCGCCATGCGCCGTTCTTCGGCTGGATCCAGGACCTTTCCGCGCCCGACCCGACCAGCGTCTTCAACCTGTTCGGCTTGCTGCCCTGGGGCGTTCCGGCCTTCCTGGCGATCGGCGCCTGGCCGCTGATCATGGGCTTCACCATGTGGCTGCAGATGCGCATGAACCCGACGCCGCCGGACAAGACGCAGGCGATGATCTTCAACTGGATGCCGGTGGTCTTCACCTACATGCTGGCGCAGTTCCCGGCCGGCCTGGTGATCTACTATGCCTGGAACAACACGCTCTCGATCCTGCAGCAGTCGATCATCATGAAGCGCCACGGCGTCAAGATCGAGCTGTTCGACAATCTGAAGGGCTTGTTCCGCAAGAAGAAGCCGGCTTCGGAGTAAGGGCGACGGCACTGCCGTTTCCCTCTCCTTCTAAAGGGTCTGAAGACCGGACGCACTGTCTCTGCAATTAAATCCGGCAGTTTTGCCGGGCTCAGACGGATGACAAGCCTGTCCTTTTTTGGGGCGTCATCCTCGGGCTTGTCCCGAGGATCCAACCACCGTTCCGCGCGGGCGACGTTGGCGTTTCACAACGGATTTTGTCGGATTGACCTGTCGCCCGAGACGCTTGTCGCGCCGATATGTGCTTAGATGCTCGGGACAAGCCCGAGCATGACGGCTGCGAGTGGGTCAGGCTTTGTCAACGAACTGAACCCGGTACCCTGCCGGGCATTTTCTTCATGGTAAGGATCGGGATATGACCCAGCCTATCGACAAAGACGCCGCCCTCTTCGCCCGTCCGTGGATCTTCATCCGCGGCGTGCCGTCGATGAAGTTCCTGCCGCCGGAAGGCCCGCCCGAGGTCGCCTTCGCCGGGCGCTCCAATGTCGGCAAGTCGTCGCTGATCAACGCGCTGCTTGCCCAGAAGGGGCTGGCGCGCACCTCCAACACGCCGGGCCGCACCCAGGAGCTCAACTATTTCGTGCCCGACGGCTATTCCGGCGAGGGCGAGGACCTGCCGCCGATGGCGCTCGTCGACATGCCGGGCTATGGCTATGCCCAGGCCCCCAAGGCGCAGGTCGACCAGTGGACCAAGCTCGTCTTCGACTATCTGCGCGGCCGCGCGACGCTGAAGCGCGTCTATGTGCTGATCGATGCCCGCCACGGCATCAAGAAGAATGACGAGGAGGTGCTTGACCTGCTCGACAAGGCCGCCGTCTCCTACCAGATCGTGCTGACCAAATCCGACAAGATCAAGCCGCCGGCGGTCGAGAAGCTCCTTGCCGCAACGTCGGAAAAGATCCGCAAGCGCCCCGCCGCCTTCCCCGGCATCGTCGCGACCTCCTCGGAGAAAAACGCAGGTCTCGACGATCTCCGGCTGGCGATCCAGCAAACCGTGGCCGGTTGAGACCTGCGTTTTACTTCCCGCCGCAATATTCACTATGGCCCGCGGATGCGCTAAAAGGCCGCGAGGACCAAAGCACCCCGGGGTAATCCATGTCATTGTCGGAAAGCGAAGTTCAGGCACGTCTGCTGGTGCAGGCGCTGCCCTATATGCAGAAATACGAGAACAAGACCATCGTCGTGAAATATGGCGGCCATGCCATGGGCGATGCGGAACTCGGCCAGGCCTTCGCCAGCGACGTCGCGCTTCTCAAACAGTCGGGCGTCAACCCGATCGTGGTGCATGGCGGCGGCCCGCAGATCGGCAACATGCTGAAGCGCATGGGCATCGAGTCGAAGTTCGAGGGCGGTCTTCGCGTCACCGATGAGGCCACTGTCGAGATCGTCGAGATGGTGCTTGCCGGTTCGATCAACAAGGAAATCGTGGCGCTGATCAACCAGACCGGCGAATGGGCGATCGGCCTTTGCGGCAAGGACGGAAACATGGTCTTCGCGAAGAAGGCGAAGAAGACCGTCATCGATCCCGATTCCAACATCGAGCGCATTCTCGATCTCGGTTTCGTCGGCGAGGTCGACACGGTCGACACCACGCTGCTCGATCTTCTGGCCAAATCCGAGATGATCCCGGTGATTGCCCCCGTCGCCCCCGGCAATGACGGCCATACCTACAACATCAATGCAGACACTTTTGCCGGCGCGATCGCGGGCGCGCTGCGCGCGACCCGCCTTCTGTTCCTGACCGACGTCCCCGGCGTGCTCGACAAACAAGGCGAACTGATCAAGGAACTGTCGGTGGCCGAGGCGCGCAAGCTGATCCTCGACGGCACGATTTCCGGCGGCATGATCCCCAAGGTCGAAACCTGCATCGAGGCGATCGAGGCCGGGGTCGAGGGCGTCGTCATCCTCAACGGCAAGGTCAAGCACTCGGTCCTGCTCGAGATCCTCACCAAGGGCGGCGCGGGCACGCTGATCGTGCCGTAAACACCGCCATCCCCTTTTTGTGTCGCGCCCCGCACAGGTTGCCTCAGGCAATGTGCGGAGCGTTTTCCTCTGCGACGGGCGCCGCTGCGCCCGGCTTGCGGTCGGCCGGCAGCAGAAGCGCGAGCGCGATAACCCCTACATAGGCAGCGAGATTGTAGATCAGCGCCATGGCGAAGGCGCTGACATAGGCCGGGTGGTTGTCGGCGCCCGCCTGCAGCGCAATGCCGAGACGGGCGAAGAAGATGCCGCTGACGATGGCGATGCCGAAGGCGCCGCCGAGTTGCTGGACAGCCTGCAGCGCGCCGGAGGCCGATCCCGCCTCCTCATGCGGCACGCCCGACAGGACAAGCTGGAAGATCGAGGCGATGGCAATGCCGAGGCCGAGACCGGAGACGATCAGCGGCGCAAACAGCGCCCAGCGCGACACCTCGTCGCCGACGCCGAGCACATAGAGCCTGAGCCAGAACATGCCGACGCCGAGCAGCGCGATGCCGAAGATCACCCGCGGCTTCAGGTAGGTATGGCCGATCCGGCCGCTGATCAGCGACGCGGTGAACACGCCGAGCGAGAACGGCACCGTGGTCATGCCCGATTTCAGGGCCGAGAAGCCGAACCCCACCTGCAGGAAGATCGCGAGGCAAAGGAAGAAGCCAGGAAGCGTGGAGAAGAAGAACAGCGCCATCGAGCCGCCGACCATGAAGTTGCGGTTCTTCATCAGCTGAAACGAGAGAAGCTGCGGCTTCTTGCGGGCATTCTGCCGTCGCTCCCAGAGCACAAAGGCGAGGAGTACGGGAAAGGCGGCGGCCATCATGGCAAAGCACCAGAGCGGCCAGCCGAAGGTGCGGCCTTCCACCAGCGGAAAGATCAGCATGAACATGGCCAATGCGATCAGCAGGATGCCGAGATAGTCATTGCGGGTATCGGCGCGGCGCGGCGTTGACGGCACGAGCTTCGCGCCGGCGATGATGGCGAACAGGCCGATCGGCAGGTTGATCAGGAAGATCGCGCGCCAGCCGAGGCCGAACAGGCTGTGCTCGACGAGAAAGCCGCCAATGATCGGCCCGCTGACGGTCGCGATCCCCGCCATCATGCCGAAGAAGCTGAAGGCGCGGGCGCGCTCGTGCGGCGCGAACATCACCGTCGTCAGCGCCAGGACCTGCGGCGTCATCATCGCCGCCGAAAACCCCTGGAACAGGCGCGCAAGCACCAGCATCAGCGTGGTATGGGAAAGCCCGCACAGGGCCGAGCCGAGCGTGAAACAGGCGACGCCGGCGATGAACATGGACTTCTTGCCGACAATATCGCCGAGCCGCCCGAAGGGCAGAAGCGCGAGCGCAAACATCAGCACATAGCCGGCGACGATCCATTCAATGGCGGAGTTGGAGGCGTTCAGCCCCTCTTGGATCGACGGCAGCGCCACATTGACGATGGTGACATCGAGCATGTTCATGAATACGGCCGACAGCAGCACGGCGAGCGCCGTCCAGCGGCCCGGGTTCTGCTCGGTCGTCGCGCCGCTCGGCGCGGTCTCCGTCTGACTGGAAGCCAATGGGATCTCCGCATCTTGGTTGAAGGGCCGTCACCAATTGGGCGAGGACGGAGGAAATGTCAATTGTCGGCGGGCCCGCCCGTCAGCCAAGCATCATGCCCTCGGGCGCCGGCTTTTCGCCGGACGGCTTGACGGCCGGCATGAACAGCGCGGCGGCAAACACCGTCGCCATGGCGAAGATCATGTAGCCGATGCCGGCGGAAAAGCCGGCGACATAGGCGTCCGCCGTCGCCGCGCCCGCCTGTTGGCGCGCTGAGATGATGGAGAAGAACAGGGCGCTGGCAATGGCGATGCCGAGCGCGCTGCCCGCCTGCTGGATGGCCTGCAGCGCGCCGGAGGCAGAGCCCGCATCGCTGCCGGGCACATCGGCAAGGATCGTCTGGAACAGCGGCGAGGCGGTCATGCCGAGCGAAAAGCCGCAGATGAACAGGGGCGGGGCGAAATCGAGGATGGCGAGATGCCGGTCGGCCCCGAGAACGACGAAGAACAGCATCACATAGCCGGCCGCCATCATTGCCGATGCCGCAAGGATGCGCCCCTTCAGGAAACGGTCGGACAGGCGGCTGTTGGTGAAGGCGGAGAGAAAGGCGCCGAGCGGAAAGGGGATGGTGGAGAGACCCGCCTCGAGCGGGGTGAAGCCGAAACCCTGCTGCAGGAAGAGCGCGAAGGTCATGAACAGGCCCGCCGGGGTCGAGTAAAACACCAACGCGACGAAGCCGCCGAGTCGATAGCCGTGATTGCGCATCAGCGAGACCGGCAGAAGCTGCGACAGGCCCCTCCGTTCGCGTCGCCGCTCGAAGACATAGAAGGCGGCAAAGGCCGGGAAGGCCGCGATGATCATCGCAAAGCACCAGAGCGGCCAGCCGAACCGCCGCGCCTCGACCAGCGGGAAGATCAGCAGCACGAAGGCGGCGGCGACGATCAGCACCCCGATGACATCGAGCGAAGACCGTTCGCTTGATACAATGTCGGGGATAAGGATGCGCCCGGCAATCACGGCGGCGATGCCGACCGGCACGTTGATGTAGAAGATCGAGCGCCATTCAAGCCCGAAGAGGTCGATCGCGATCAGCCAGCCGCCGATCAGCGGGCCGGAGACGATGGCGATGCCGCTTGCTATCCCGAACAGCGAGAAGGCGCTGGAACGCTCCTTGGAGGCAAACATGTCCTGCGCCAGCGCCAGGACCTGCGGCGCCATGATCGCAGCGCCCAGCCCCTGGCAAAGCCGCGCGACCACCAGCGCCGTGATATTGGGCGCGGCGCCGGAACAGGCCGAAGCCACGGTGAAGAAGCCGACGCCGAAGAGAAACATCCGCTTCTTGCCGATGATGTCGCCAAGCCGCCCGCAAGGCATCAGCGCCAACGCGAAGACCATCACATAGCCGGCGATGACCCATTCCAGCGACGAGCTGTGGGCATCAAGATCCTTGCCGATGACCGGCAGCGCCACATTGACGATGGTGGCATCGAGAAGGTTCATGAAGGCGGCCGCGATCAGCACCGACATCGCCAGCCATCGTCCCGAATAGGCCGGCGCTTCCGTCTCAGCCGCCTGCGTCATGCACGTCCCCGTTGTCAATGATCCCTTCCTCATCCTTTGCCGCTCGCGGCCGACAAGTCAATCGCGGCTATGCCAGAAGCAGCGTCAGCACGCCGAGCACGACGAGCGCGCAGCCAAGCGCCTCGGCCCCGGTCATCCTCTCCTTGAAGACGAGGACCGAGGTAGCGAAGGAGAACAGCATCTCCACCTGCGCCACCGCCTTGACGATCGCCGCCTGCTGCAGGGTCATGGCGATGAACCAGCCAAAGGAGGCCGTCGCGCCGACGAAGCCGACCGCGAGCGCCGGCCGCCAGGCTCTTGCCACCTTGGCCAGCTCGGCGCGATCGAAAGCCAGCATGTAGACGAGCATGGCGACCGTCTGAACCGCGATGACGATGACCAGCGTGAAGGCGGCCTGCATGATCGCGTCGGGCTGCGGCAGGCTCGGCGCGAGCGCCAGAGACGCCGCGCGGTAGGAGACCGCAGAAAGCCCGAACAGCGTGCCCGATGCGATGCCGACCAGCGCCGTGCGGGTCAGAAGTCCGCGAACGAGACCGCCAAAGCCCATGTCATTGCGCGACAGCGAGATCAGCATGACGCCGGCGATCGAGATGAGGATGGCCGCGATCGCGGCGAAGGATATGGTTGCGCCGAAGAAGACGAAGGCGAGGACCGCCGCCTGCGCCGGCTCGGTGCGCGAATAGGCCGTTCCAACCACGAAATTGCGGAAGGAGAACAGATAGACGAGAAGGAAAGTGGCGCCGATCTGGCCGATGGCGCCGATCAGCGCCCAGAAGGCGAAGTCGCCGTTCGCCGCCGGCACCGGCCGGTCGAGACCGTAGGCGAGGAAAGCGAAATAGAGCGCGGCAAAGGGCAGGCCGAAGCCGAAACGGGTAAAGGTGGAGCCGAGCGTGGCCATGCGGCCCTTCAGATATTTCTGAAGCGTGGAGCGCATGTTCTGCAGAAAGGCGGCGGCGAAGGTTATGCCGATCCAGAGTTCCATGGGATGAAGACCTTGCGAGACGAAAACCGAAAAGACGAAAGCTCAGTTCGTGCTCGCTCGAAGCCTGCCGCAGGCGGTCTTGCAGAAATTCGCGAAGAACCGGGCCGGCAGGCGCTTTCTGTCCTGCAGGATGATCGCGCCGCAAGGCGAAAAGCTGATCGATCCGGTGTTCATGGCTTCGGCTTAGCACAGTCTCGCCGGACCCGGAAGCAGGACGCCCTGTCCTTGACGGAAATCAGTTCCCTTCCCGCGCCGGCTCTGCCATAAGCGAACCATGACGAAAACACATCCCGACGCCGCCGATTTCATGACGATCCGTGACTGGGTCTTCGATCTCGACAACACGCTCTACCCGCACCATGTCGACCTCTTCGCCCAGGTCGATCGCAACATGACCGCCTATGTTTCAAAGCTTCTGTCTCTGCCGGAAGACGAAGCGCGCGTGTTGCAGAAGAGCTATTACCGCGACCACGGCACGACGCTGCAGGGGCTGATGATCAATCACGACATCGATCCCAACGACTTTCTTAAGAAGGCGCACGAGATCGACTATTCCGTGCTCGAGCCGAACCCGGTCCTGGGCGCCGCGATCAAGGCGCTGCCGGGCCGCAAGTTCATCTTCACCAACGGCTCCGTGCCGCACGCGCAAAAGACCGCCGAGGCGCTCGGCATCCTCGATCATTTCGACGATATCTTCGACATTGTGGCCGCCGGCTTCACGCCCAAGCCCGAGGCCGACGCCTATGCGAAATTCCTCCGTCGCTCCGGCGTGGACACGGACCACGCCGCCATGTTCGAGGATCTGCCGCGCAATCTGAGGGAGCCGAAGGCGCTCGGCATGAAGACCGTGCTGATCGTCCCGCCCAATCTGGAATACGGCTTCGCCGAGGCCTTCGAAAGACTGGACGACGAAACCGCCCATATCGACTATGTCACCGAGGATCTGACGGGCTTTGTCGGCGCCGTGCTGGCCTTCCATGGTGAACGGAATATGAATTACAGATAATTCAGCTACCTTGCGGATAATTAAGTCGTCCTGGCGACGGCGCTCGCCTACCTTCATTTTGTCATCAAGGCAAAACGAGGATTTGAGCCATGACCGTGAAGCATCTGACCCTGACCGCACTCACCGCGACACTGGCCTTCGGTGCGACCGCCATGCCCGGTGCGGCGCGCGACATGCGCGGACCCGCGCCCGTCGAGCGCGGCTATATCTTCCTCTTGAAGAATGCCGACGCCGACAGGAACGGAACGGTGACGGAGGAGGAGGTCGCCGCCTTCCAGAACGGGCGTTTCGCGGCGATTGACGTCAATG from Martelella sp. AD-3 encodes the following:
- the argB gene encoding acetylglutamate kinase encodes the protein MSLSESEVQARLLVQALPYMQKYENKTIVVKYGGHAMGDAELGQAFASDVALLKQSGVNPIVVHGGGPQIGNMLKRMGIESKFEGGLRVTDEATVEIVEMVLAGSINKEIVALINQTGEWAIGLCGKDGNMVFAKKAKKTVIDPDSNIERILDLGFVGEVDTVDTTLLDLLAKSEMIPVIAPVAPGNDGHTYNINADTFAGAIAGALRATRLLFLTDVPGVLDKQGELIKELSVAEARKLILDGTISGGMIPKVETCIEAIEAGVEGVVILNGKVKHSVLLEILTKGGAGTLIVP
- a CDS encoding MFS transporter — encoded protein: MASSQTETAPSGATTEQNPGRWTALAVLLSAVFMNMLDVTIVNVALPSIQEGLNASNSAIEWIVAGYVLMFALALLPFGRLGDIVGKKSMFIAGVACFTLGSALCGLSHTTLMLVLARLFQGFSAAMMTPQVLALTTVMFAPHERARAFSFFGMMAGIATVSGPIIGGFLVEHSLFGLGWRAIFLINLPIGLFAIIAGAKLVPSTPRRADTRNDYLGILLIALAMFMLIFPLVEGRTFGWPLWCFAMMAAAFPVLLAFVLWERRQNARKKPQLLSFQLMKNRNFMVGGSMALFFFSTLPGFFLCLAIFLQVGFGFSALKSGMTTVPFSLGVFTASLISGRIGHTYLKPRVIFGIALLGVGMFWLRLYVLGVGDEVSRWALFAPLIVSGLGLGIAIASIFQLVLSGVPHEEAGSASGALQAVQQLGGAFGIAIVSGIFFARLGIALQAGADNHPAYVSAFAMALIYNLAAYVGVIALALLLPADRKPGAAAPVAEENAPHIA
- a CDS encoding MFS transporter — its product is MTQAAETEAPAYSGRWLAMSVLIAAAFMNLLDATIVNVALPVIGKDLDAHSSSLEWVIAGYVMVFALALMPCGRLGDIIGKKRMFLFGVGFFTVASACSGAAPNITALVVARLCQGLGAAIMAPQVLALAQDMFASKERSSAFSLFGIASGIAIVSGPLIGGWLIAIDLFGLEWRSIFYINVPVGIAAVIAGRILIPDIVSSERSSLDVIGVLIVAAAFVLLIFPLVEARRFGWPLWCFAMIIAAFPAFAAFYVFERRRERRGLSQLLPVSLMRNHGYRLGGFVALVFYSTPAGLFMTFALFLQQGFGFTPLEAGLSTIPFPLGAFLSAFTNSRLSDRFLKGRILAASAMMAAGYVMLFFVVLGADRHLAILDFAPPLFICGFSLGMTASPLFQTILADVPGSDAGSASGALQAIQQAGSALGIAIASALFFSIISARQQAGAATADAYVAGFSAGIGYMIFAMATVFAAALFMPAVKPSGEKPAPEGMMLG
- a CDS encoding EamA family transporter codes for the protein MELWIGITFAAAFLQNMRSTLQKYLKGRMATLGSTFTRFGFGLPFAALYFAFLAYGLDRPVPAANGDFAFWALIGAIGQIGATFLLVYLFSFRNFVVGTAYSRTEPAQAAVLAFVFFGATISFAAIAAILISIAGVMLISLSRNDMGFGGLVRGLLTRTALVGIASGTLFGLSAVSYRAASLALAPSLPQPDAIMQAAFTLVIVIAVQTVAMLVYMLAFDRAELAKVARAWRPALAVGFVGATASFGWFIAMTLQQAAIVKAVAQVEMLFSFATSVLVFKERMTGAEALGCALVVLGVLTLLLA
- a CDS encoding pyrimidine 5'-nucleotidase; amino-acid sequence: MTKTHPDAADFMTIRDWVFDLDNTLYPHHVDLFAQVDRNMTAYVSKLLSLPEDEARVLQKSYYRDHGTTLQGLMINHDIDPNDFLKKAHEIDYSVLEPNPVLGAAIKALPGRKFIFTNGSVPHAQKTAEALGILDHFDDIFDIVAAGFTPKPEADAYAKFLRRSGVDTDHAAMFEDLPRNLREPKALGMKTVLIVPPNLEYGFAEAFERLDDETAHIDYVTEDLTGFVGAVLAFHGERNMNYR